From Numida meleagris isolate 19003 breed g44 Domestic line chromosome 4, NumMel1.0, whole genome shotgun sequence, the proteins below share one genomic window:
- the SEPT11 gene encoding septin-11 isoform X3: MLQPQQQAAGSVAMAVAVGRAANDDLRNLSLSGHVGFDSLPDQLVNKSTSQGFCFNILCVGETGIGKSTLMDTLFNTKFESEPATHNEPGVRLKARSYELQESNVRLKLTIVDTVGFGDQINKDDSYKPIVEYIDAQFEAYLQEELKIKRSLFNYHDTRIHACLYFIAPTGHSLKSLDLVTMKKLDSKVNIIPIIAKADTIAKNELHKFKSKIMSELVSNGVQIYQFPTDEETVAEINATMSVHLPFAVVGSTEEVKIGNKMAKARQYPWGVVQVENENHCDFVKLREMLIRVNMEDLREQTHTRHYELYRRCKLEEMGFKDTDPDSKPFSLQETYEAKRNEFLGELQKKEDEMRQMFVMRVKEKEAELKEAEKDLHEKFDHLKRTHQEEKKKVEDKKKELEEELNNFQKKKAAAQLLQSQAQQAGSQQTKKDKDKKNASFT, from the exons AATGATGACCTTAGGAACCTGTCTCTCTCTGGCCATGTGGGCTTTGACAGCCTTCCCGATCAGCTGGTCAACAAGTCAACGTCACAGGGCTTCTGCTTCAACATCCTCTGTGTGG GTGAAACTGGCATCGGCAAGTCAACATTGATGGATACTCTGTTCAATACAAAATTTGAAAGTGAGCCTGCTACACACAATGAGCCTGGTGTGAGATTGAAAGCCAGGAGTTACGAGCTCCAGGAGAGTAATGTCCGTCTGAAGCTGACCATTGTCGACACAGTTGGATTTGGAGATCAAATTAACAAAGATGACAG cTACAAGCCCATAGTAGAGTACATTGATGCACAGTTTGAAGCCTACTTGCAAGAAGAGCTGAAGATCAAACGATCCCTGTTCAATTACCATGACACCAGAATTCATGCCTGCCTGTATTTCATTGCACCAACTGGACACTCACTGAAATCCCTAGATTTGGTCACCATGAAGAAGCTCGACAGTAAG GTGAACATCATCCCCATCATTGCCAAGGCCGACACCATTGCGAAAAATGAATTGCACAAGTTCAAGAGTAAAATCATGAGTGAGCTGGTCAGCAATGGTGTCCAGATCTACCAGTTCCCAACAGATGAAGAGACGGTGGCCGAGATCAATGCCACAATGAGT GTCCACCTTCCATTTGCCGTAGTTGGCAGCACTGAAGAAGTGAAGATTGGCAACAAGATGGCAAAAGCCAGGCAGTACCCCTGGGGTGTTGTCCAGG ttgaaaatgaaaatcactgtGACTTTGTGAAGTTGCGGGAGATGCTGATCCGAGTGAACATGGAGGACTTGAGAGAGCAGACACACACCCGACACTATGAGCTGTACAGGCGCTGCAAGCTAGAAGAAATGGGATTCAAGGACACAGATCCCGACAGCAAGCCTTTCAG tCTCCAAGAGACTTATGAAGCAAAGAGGAACGAATTCCTGGGTGAACTCCAGAAGAAGGAGGATGAAATGAGGCAGATGTTTGTCATGagagtgaaggaaaaggaagcagaattgaaagaagctgagaaagaT CTTCATGAAAAGTTTGATCATCTAAAGAGGACTCAccaagaggagaagaaaaaagtggaagacaaaaagaaggaGCTTGAGGAAGAGCTGAACAACTTTCAAAAgaagaaggcagcagctcagctatTACAGTCACAGGCTCAGCAGGCAGGTTCTCAACAAACCAAGAAAGACAAGGACAAGAAAAA tGCAAGCTTCACATAA
- the SEPT11 gene encoding septin-11 isoform X2 has protein sequence MGLRAGMQPLVLRAGCEWGENDDLRNLSLSGHVGFDSLPDQLVNKSTSQGFCFNILCVGETGIGKSTLMDTLFNTKFESEPATHNEPGVRLKARSYELQESNVRLKLTIVDTVGFGDQINKDDSYKPIVEYIDAQFEAYLQEELKIKRSLFNYHDTRIHACLYFIAPTGHSLKSLDLVTMKKLDSKVNIIPIIAKADTIAKNELHKFKSKIMSELVSNGVQIYQFPTDEETVAEINATMSVHLPFAVVGSTEEVKIGNKMAKARQYPWGVVQVENENHCDFVKLREMLIRVNMEDLREQTHTRHYELYRRCKLEEMGFKDTDPDSKPFSLQETYEAKRNEFLGELQKKEDEMRQMFVMRVKEKEAELKEAEKDLHEKFDHLKRTHQEEKKKVEDKKKELEEELNNFQKKKAAAQLLQSQAQQAGSQQTKKDKDKKKWDLISSTWTTETFHCAVQAGGKAQHQSCCWHNSMR, from the exons AATGATGACCTTAGGAACCTGTCTCTCTCTGGCCATGTGGGCTTTGACAGCCTTCCCGATCAGCTGGTCAACAAGTCAACGTCACAGGGCTTCTGCTTCAACATCCTCTGTGTGG GTGAAACTGGCATCGGCAAGTCAACATTGATGGATACTCTGTTCAATACAAAATTTGAAAGTGAGCCTGCTACACACAATGAGCCTGGTGTGAGATTGAAAGCCAGGAGTTACGAGCTCCAGGAGAGTAATGTCCGTCTGAAGCTGACCATTGTCGACACAGTTGGATTTGGAGATCAAATTAACAAAGATGACAG cTACAAGCCCATAGTAGAGTACATTGATGCACAGTTTGAAGCCTACTTGCAAGAAGAGCTGAAGATCAAACGATCCCTGTTCAATTACCATGACACCAGAATTCATGCCTGCCTGTATTTCATTGCACCAACTGGACACTCACTGAAATCCCTAGATTTGGTCACCATGAAGAAGCTCGACAGTAAG GTGAACATCATCCCCATCATTGCCAAGGCCGACACCATTGCGAAAAATGAATTGCACAAGTTCAAGAGTAAAATCATGAGTGAGCTGGTCAGCAATGGTGTCCAGATCTACCAGTTCCCAACAGATGAAGAGACGGTGGCCGAGATCAATGCCACAATGAGT GTCCACCTTCCATTTGCCGTAGTTGGCAGCACTGAAGAAGTGAAGATTGGCAACAAGATGGCAAAAGCCAGGCAGTACCCCTGGGGTGTTGTCCAGG ttgaaaatgaaaatcactgtGACTTTGTGAAGTTGCGGGAGATGCTGATCCGAGTGAACATGGAGGACTTGAGAGAGCAGACACACACCCGACACTATGAGCTGTACAGGCGCTGCAAGCTAGAAGAAATGGGATTCAAGGACACAGATCCCGACAGCAAGCCTTTCAG tCTCCAAGAGACTTATGAAGCAAAGAGGAACGAATTCCTGGGTGAACTCCAGAAGAAGGAGGATGAAATGAGGCAGATGTTTGTCATGagagtgaaggaaaaggaagcagaattgaaagaagctgagaaagaT CTTCATGAAAAGTTTGATCATCTAAAGAGGACTCAccaagaggagaagaaaaaagtggaagacaaaaagaaggaGCTTGAGGAAGAGCTGAACAACTTTCAAAAgaagaaggcagcagctcagctatTACAGTCACAGGCTCAGCAGGCAGGTTCTCAACAAACCAAGAAAGACAAGGACAAGAAAAA GTGGGATTTGATTTCTTCAACTTGGACAACGGAGACTTTCCACTGTGCTGTACAAGCTGGAGGAAAGGCTCAGcaccaaagctgctgctggcacaacTCCATGAGATAG
- the SEPT11 gene encoding septin-11 isoform X1: protein MLQPQQQAAGSVAMAVAVGRAANDDLRNLSLSGHVGFDSLPDQLVNKSTSQGFCFNILCVGETGIGKSTLMDTLFNTKFESEPATHNEPGVRLKARSYELQESNVRLKLTIVDTVGFGDQINKDDSYKPIVEYIDAQFEAYLQEELKIKRSLFNYHDTRIHACLYFIAPTGHSLKSLDLVTMKKLDSKVNIIPIIAKADTIAKNELHKFKSKIMSELVSNGVQIYQFPTDEETVAEINATMSVHLPFAVVGSTEEVKIGNKMAKARQYPWGVVQVENENHCDFVKLREMLIRVNMEDLREQTHTRHYELYRRCKLEEMGFKDTDPDSKPFSLQETYEAKRNEFLGELQKKEDEMRQMFVMRVKEKEAELKEAEKDLHEKFDHLKRTHQEEKKKVEDKKKELEEELNNFQKKKAAAQLLQSQAQQAGSQQTKKDKDKKKWDLISSTWTTETFHCAVQAGGKAQHQSCCWHNSMR from the exons AATGATGACCTTAGGAACCTGTCTCTCTCTGGCCATGTGGGCTTTGACAGCCTTCCCGATCAGCTGGTCAACAAGTCAACGTCACAGGGCTTCTGCTTCAACATCCTCTGTGTGG GTGAAACTGGCATCGGCAAGTCAACATTGATGGATACTCTGTTCAATACAAAATTTGAAAGTGAGCCTGCTACACACAATGAGCCTGGTGTGAGATTGAAAGCCAGGAGTTACGAGCTCCAGGAGAGTAATGTCCGTCTGAAGCTGACCATTGTCGACACAGTTGGATTTGGAGATCAAATTAACAAAGATGACAG cTACAAGCCCATAGTAGAGTACATTGATGCACAGTTTGAAGCCTACTTGCAAGAAGAGCTGAAGATCAAACGATCCCTGTTCAATTACCATGACACCAGAATTCATGCCTGCCTGTATTTCATTGCACCAACTGGACACTCACTGAAATCCCTAGATTTGGTCACCATGAAGAAGCTCGACAGTAAG GTGAACATCATCCCCATCATTGCCAAGGCCGACACCATTGCGAAAAATGAATTGCACAAGTTCAAGAGTAAAATCATGAGTGAGCTGGTCAGCAATGGTGTCCAGATCTACCAGTTCCCAACAGATGAAGAGACGGTGGCCGAGATCAATGCCACAATGAGT GTCCACCTTCCATTTGCCGTAGTTGGCAGCACTGAAGAAGTGAAGATTGGCAACAAGATGGCAAAAGCCAGGCAGTACCCCTGGGGTGTTGTCCAGG ttgaaaatgaaaatcactgtGACTTTGTGAAGTTGCGGGAGATGCTGATCCGAGTGAACATGGAGGACTTGAGAGAGCAGACACACACCCGACACTATGAGCTGTACAGGCGCTGCAAGCTAGAAGAAATGGGATTCAAGGACACAGATCCCGACAGCAAGCCTTTCAG tCTCCAAGAGACTTATGAAGCAAAGAGGAACGAATTCCTGGGTGAACTCCAGAAGAAGGAGGATGAAATGAGGCAGATGTTTGTCATGagagtgaaggaaaaggaagcagaattgaaagaagctgagaaagaT CTTCATGAAAAGTTTGATCATCTAAAGAGGACTCAccaagaggagaagaaaaaagtggaagacaaaaagaaggaGCTTGAGGAAGAGCTGAACAACTTTCAAAAgaagaaggcagcagctcagctatTACAGTCACAGGCTCAGCAGGCAGGTTCTCAACAAACCAAGAAAGACAAGGACAAGAAAAA GTGGGATTTGATTTCTTCAACTTGGACAACGGAGACTTTCCACTGTGCTGTACAAGCTGGAGGAAAGGCTCAGcaccaaagctgctgctggcacaacTCCATGAGATAG